The Armatimonadota bacterium genomic interval TGTTCTGATCACCAACGTGAACGGCAAACTGCGCGGGCGGCTCATGACTGTGGCTTGCCAAGACGATCCAGGCGGCGTGCTGACTCACAAAGTCGTGATCGAGTTGAACGACGAGGGCGGCGATGCCCAAAACTATCTGAATGCCACGGCCTATGCGTTCTGCGTAGAGTTCTTTACCTTTAGAGCGAACGTGCAGATGAGACAGTTCGATTGGAAGGGCTGGGGCGGCGATACGCTGCCCAAGAGCATGGGTAATGTGAATGCCGATTGCTGCATCGACGATGGCGACCTGGCGATCGTGCTGACCGATTTTGGCACGAATGAGGCTCGGTCCGATCTGAACAACGATGGAATCGTGGACGACACGGATCTGGCCATCGTGCTCAACAACTTCGGACTCTGCGCCTAACTTCATCTTGGGGCCGGGCCTTGCGCCCGGCCCTTTTCTATCTGAACCCCCTTTGCCCTCAGCGCGTCTAAAAGGGTGCGCAACAATGGCAGACGCTTCCTGGATCGCGAAACTAAGGCAGGGCGACCAACGCGCGTTTGAAAGGCTCTTGGAACAGTACCGCGAGCCGATCTTTCGCTTGGCTTATCGCATTGTGGGCCCGGCCGATGCCGACGACGCGGCGCAGGAAGCCTTCATCAAGATTTACCGAGGACTGCCGACGTTTCGCGGCGGATCGCAGTTGAACACTTGGCTCTATCGGGTTGCGCTAAATGCCTGCTATGAGTATCGAAGGCGCAGAAAAGTAGTCGAACTGCCGTTGCTGGCGCCGGTTGAAGTCGACAAAGACGATGATCCGGAAAAGACTGCCATGGAAAACCTTCTTTGGGCAAGGATCGAGGAAGCGTTGGATAAGATGGACGAGAAGCATCGAGAGGCGCTGATATTGCACGAGCTTCAAGGATTGACCTACGGCGAGGCGGCCAAAGTGATCGGCGTGCCGGTTGGTACGGTTAAAAGCAGGCTTCACTATGCGTTTCAGGAACTGAGGCGGATACTGCAGGAAATGGGGGTCGAAGCATGAGTTGCGAAAGAGCAGTCTTAAAGTTAAAGGCCTACTCTGACGGGGAGTTGGGCTGGATCGAGCGAGTTCGAGTAGAGAGACATCTGAACGGTTGCGATCAGTGCCGTGCGGAGTTGGCCGCTATCCATAAGCTTTCTCATGTGCTGAGGGCGCTGCCGGTCGGCTCGCCCAGCGACGATTTTAGCGCCAAGGTTATGAACACGGTGTGGAAGAGCGATCTGCAAGAGGCCTATTCCCGCCGCTGGTCGCGCAGACCTGCGATGGTCGGAGCGCTTGTCGCCGCGATCTGCCTCGCGTCGTTTGCTGCCTATCTGGCCATGCCCGATCATCCGGCAGACGTGGGCGAGATCGCGAGACTACAGACTCCCGAATCGACGCGGATGGACGTTGCGAAAGCGACGACAGAGGATGCTCAGAAAACCCTGGCGCCTAAAGTGCCGGACTTCCCCAAGGATCCGTTCGTTTCCTTTGAACCTGGATCGCCCCCGCCCAAAGCGATCGAACAGCCTAAAGAAAAAACAAAGCCCGATGCGCCAACGCCGGAATCGGCCAAGAACGAACCGGCACAGAGCGAGGGAGAGATCGTAATCACTCTCCAGGCTTCGGACCTTCTGGCCGTCCAAGACAGCGTCGTGCGGGCGTCGGCCGATGCGGGCGCCTACCTGACCTCCGCCGATTATGCCTCGACGGTTGACAAACGCCCGATGGTAACGCTCTCTGTTCGGGCGCCGGAAGAAAAAGTCGAATCGCTCAAGTCGAACATTCTGACCCTTGGTCGAGAAGTGAAACGGCTCGATAGCGACGCCGAGAAGGTCGCGCTGGGCATGGAGTTGAAAGCCCAGCCAGTGCCGCCGACGGTCGAAGACAATCGCGAGAATTCGAACGTCATGCGGTCGCTGAACAAGGAGGAGTTGTACAATCGACTTGAGAAGGATCGCAAGTTTAGGGAGTTGAGGATCATCATCATCCAGCCGTAGGCGGCTCAGGTATAATCGGCTCCCATAACGGGTATCGAAAGGGCGAGGTCATCTCGGGGCTTCGCCCTTCATTGTTTGACATGGAGCGAACGGGTGATTCGACAAACGCTGACAAACTGGATAGAGCAGGCTCTGCAACGGGCAAAGGCAGACGGCGCGCTCGACTGGCACGAGACGCCTTTGGTCGAACTGGAAGCGCCGAGGCAAAAAGAGCATGGGGACTATGCCTGCAACGCAGCGATGCTAGTGGCCAAACAGGCTCGACTGGCGCCGCGCGACGCCGCTGAACTGCTCATCGGACTGTTGCCTGCCGAATCATCGGCGTGGATCGATCGAGTCGAGGTGGCTGGCCCCGGCTTTCTGAACTTCTTTCTAAAGCCAGGTTGGGCCGGACAGATTGTGCGGCACGCCTTGGCCGAAGGCGAGCGATTCGGCTCGTCGAACATTGGGCAAGGCGTCAGAACTTTGGTCGAGTTTGTGAGCGCCAACCCTACCGGACCGCTTTCTGTGGCGCACGGGCGCAACGCCGTGATCGGCGATTGTTTGGTTCGCTTGCTCAACTTTTCGGGCTATCAAGCCGATGCCGAGTTCTATGTAAACGATGCCGTGAACTCGACGCAGATTCAAAACTTCGCCGCGTCGGTGATCGTACGGTTTAAGCAGTTGATCGGCCAAGAGGCCCAGATGCCCGAGGACGCCTATCACGGCGAGTATGTAACCGAAGTGGCACAGGCGATTCTTGATCAACAAGGGTCGTCGGCGATCGACGGCGACCCCCTGTTGCGGTTTCAGACCTGGTCGGAAGAAGCGATCAAGCGGCAACAAGAAGAGGACTTGCGCGACTTCGGCGTCGTTTTCAAACGCTGGTTCTCCGAACGAGAACTGCACGATTCCGGCGCGGTCGATAAGGCGCTGGCGACCCTGCGCGAATCGGGCTACGCTTACGAGGCGGACGGCGCTTTGTGGCTGCGCTCGACAGCGTTTGGCGACGAGAAGGACCGAACCCTGGTGCGCTCGAACGGATTGCCGACCTATCTGGCGGGCGACGCGGCCTACCATCTGGACAAGTATCAGCGGGGCTATCAGCGCCTGATCGATGTTTGGGGGCCGGATCATCACGGCTACATTGCTCGAATGAAAGCGGTGGTCGGCGCGTTTGGCCACGATCCCGATTCGCTCGAAATCTTGGTGCATCAGATTGTGCGTTTGTTCAAGGACGGCGCTCAAGTGCGAATGTCGAAGCGCGCCGGAGACATTATCACATTGCGAGAGACGATGGACGAGGCGGGCGTCGATGCGACCAGATTCTTCTACCTTTTGCGATCGCACGATAGCCCGTTGGACTTTGATCTAGACTTGGCGACCCGCCAAACGGACGAAAACCCCGTCTACTATGTGCAGTATGGCCATGCGCGATTGTGCAGCCTGTTGCAGAAGGCGGAAGAGAAGATCGGCCAATTGCCCGATTGGCGCAATGCGGACTTGCGCCTGCTTCAGGCCGAAGCCGAAGGCGAGTTGGCCAAGAAACTCGCCGACTTTCCGGATGAGACGCGCACGGCTGCGGAACGCCTCAGCCCGCATCGGATTGCCAACTATGCGCTAGAGCTTTCTCGCGCGCTGCACCACTTTTACGCCCATTGTCCTGTGCTTGCAGCAGAGAGCGACGCGTTGCGAGATGCCAGAATCTGCCTTTGCTTGGCTGCGCGACAGACTTTGCGCAATGCGTTGTCGCTTCTGGGAGTCAGCGCGCCGGAGAGGATGGCCGAAAGAGAAGAGGAGCAATAGCATGGTTACTGAGGCGAACGTTCGGCAGTATCGAGAAGAGGGCTACACTTTAGTGCCGGAGCTCCTGGCGCCGCGCGAAATCGAATGGGCGCGTTCAGTCGTAGATCTTTTTATCGATGAACATCGCGATCAACGGCCCGAGCATCTGGACAAACCGCACTTTGTGTCGGACGAACTTCTGCAAGTCTGCTCGATGCCGACCCTGTTAGATGCTGTCGAAAAGTTTATCGGCCCCAATATCGCGCTCTTTTCAAGCCACATCATCGCCAAGGCAAAGGGCGACGGTTTGGCCGTGCCGTGGCATCAGGACGGCATCTTTTGGGATTTAGAGCCGATGAACGTGATCACGCTGTGGCTCGCTATTGACGATTCGACGGTCGAAAACGGCTGTATGCGCGTCATCCCCAATACGCAGAACGTTGGGCCATTGCCGCATTATGAAGTCGAGCATCCTGAAACCAAAGTGTTGCATTTGACATTAGGCGGCGAGCATGTGGATGAGGCGAAAGCGGTCGATTGCGTTCTGCCCGCGGGCGGTTGCTCCTTTCATGCGCCGTATCTGATCCACGGCTCGGCGCCGAACTTTTCTCAAAGTCGCCGATGCGGGTACACGATGCGGTTCATGCCGACCTCGACCAAACTCCGGCGCGACGGACCCTACGAACAATGGTTCAGAGACCACAAGCTCTACTTGGTCCGAGGCGAGGATCGGGACGGCGTGAACGACTATGTCAACGCTCCTCGCCATTGAAAGCGCAGGCGGATCGCCGGGCGTAGCGCTCTGCATCGACGGCCAGATTACCGAGCGATCGACCCCTCAGGATCACAATCTGTCCGGGAATCTGATCCGTTGCGCAGAGGAACTTTTGGCGGGCAAGCCGATCGGGGAGGTCGATGCCTTTGCCGTGAACGCAGGCCCGGGCGGTTTTACGGCGATCAAGATCGGGGTAACGCTTGCAAAGACGTGGGCGCATGTAACGGGAAAGGAGTTGATCGCCGTGGGAGCGTTTCGGGCGCTGCTGCACACCGTTGACATTGAAGGCGACTGGTTAGCCGCGCTGCCCGCGCGGAAAGACGCGGTCTATTGGGTCGCTTCTTGGAACAGTGAGCCGTCGTTAGCGACAAAAGAGGCGCTCTTTGATTTGGTCAGGAACAAGAAGATCGCCCTCTTCGGCGCTGGAGCCGAAAGATGGAGAGACGAGATCGACAACGCTTTCTGGTTGGATCGCCCATGGCCTTGCCCAAGAGACGTCTTGGCGGTCGCCTTGGAAGTCGGCAAGGGCGAACACCCGTTCGGAGTGCAGCCCGTTTATGTGCAATCGCCGTCGGTTACGATGAGCCCTAAGAATTTGGGCGGAGCTTAGTAGACCATCTCGCCGTAGTTTCGAATCAGACCCACGACCTTCCCGATAACGCGCGCTTCGCTGGCCGGCGCTTCGATCGGCTCGTAAGCCGGATTGGCGGCGAACAGGCTGACGGTGCGTTTGTCTTTGTTGTATCGGATGCGCTTGATGGTCGCTTCATCGCCGACTTGCACGGCCACCAACTCGCCGTCATAGGCGGTCTTGTCGGGTCGAATCACCACGATGTCGCGAGGCAGGATGTGCTCTCCGATCATGCTGTCGCCGCGAACCTGTAGCAGGAAAGCGTCCTGAATGTTGCGCACCATGCCGACCGGCACAGGAATCATGTCCTCGATGTTCTCCTGGGCAAGGATCGGCGCGCCTGCGGCAATCGTGCCGACCAAAGGCAGAAAGGCCACTTTGTCGTATCCGGTGCCGTAGGCCGGGTGCACAATTCGGATGGAGCGGGCTTGGCTGCCGCGCTCGATGAATCCTTTGCGCTGAAGAGCGTCGAGATGGATGGCTACCCCGCGCAGACTCTTGATGTTGGCTCCGAGGCCGATCTCGCGCAATGTGGGCGGATAGCCGTTCTCTTGCAAAAAGCGCTGCACGTACTCTAAGACGTTGCGTTGGTTGGTCGTTAACCCTTTAGCCATGTTGCCTCCCCTGGGCGTCCGAACGCCCGTGTTTTCACCGTAGAATATTGTATACCATAATTAGTCCCAAAGTCAAGGGTAGACTCAAAATTGTGGGGCGAGACATCGTTTGCGAAGCGATCGTGCTCAGTCGTTGGCCGGTCGGCGAGACGGACAAGCGGGTGAGCCTGTTGACACTGGGCTATGGCCGTCTGTTGGCTACTGCGAAAGGCACGCGCAAGGCCGGTTCGAAGATGGCGGGCTTGACGGAACCGATTTGCCATGTTCGGTTGAGGCTGATCGAAGGCAAGAGCCAGTGGATCGTGGCGCAGCCCCAGTCGGCCTCTGCCTTTGGCAATCTGCGATTCAAGCCCGATCTGCTGCCCTATGGATTGGCGATCTGCGATTTGACGCATCGAGCGCTGCCCGAAGCGCAACCGAGCGACGAAGCTTATGAACTGTGCGTAAAGGCGCTCAACGGGCTCTCCGTCGCCGAGGCGCCGATCAACGTTTTGGCTTGGTATGCCTGGAGGTTGACGGCAACCTTGGGTTATCGCCCGTTTATCGGAGGTTGCGTCGTTTGCGGCGGCGCTCTTAATGGGACGGACGCTTGGCTGGATCCGATGCACGGAGGCAGCGCGTGCGGCCGATGCGCGGACAGGCAGAGCGGATTTCGGCTGTCGAAAGAGGCGCTGGCCGAGATCGAGGTTTGCATGGAGGCGGACGAAGTTCCGACCGGCTTAACGCAGGCGAGCGCATTGGCGCCCGCCTGTAGAAGCTACTTGAGGTTCTTTTTAGAGGACGAACTTCGCGTCTTCGAGCTCTTGCCTTTGAATCGATAGAGGGCTGCGAGCCCGAGACCGATCGTCGCAATCGAGGCCGGTTCGGGCACTGGGTCCGGCTTGTCGTTGATCACGATCGCGCCGCCGATGATGAGACCGATCGGTAGCAAAGGGCTCCAACCTCCCGGCTGAGTGATAATCGGCGTGTCGAGCGGCACGGTCGGTATCGAAGGCGGCAACGGAGCGACGACGGGCGGTGCTTCGGTTACTGGCGCATCGGTTACCGGCGTATTGGCGGCTGCCGGAAACTCAATCCGCGGCACGTCGAGGCTTGGCAGCGCGGGAACGGTCGGGGCGCTGGTCAGCACCTCTTTGATCGGCTCTGGCTCGGTTTCGGCAGGCACGTCGGTCGTAACGGTTGGTTCGAACTTCGGCGCGCTGGTGATCTCGGTCAAAGGAGCAATCGGGGCGGGCGCCAGAGGAAGGCTGGTCGAAAGCGGATTGCCGCACGAGACCTTCATAACCGGATTGCCCTTGACGGTCGAAAAGACGGCGGTGCCTTTCTTGAACTGGATCCGCTTCGGATAGACCTTGCCGTCCTCTTTGACGTGATAGACGGTGAAGGTCTCGGCTCTTTGAAGCGTGGTTGCGCGAAGGTTCTTGCTGACGTACTCCGCCAGCCACTGGGCGTCAATACCGTAGTGCTTTTCGTATCGTCTGGCGACCCTTGGGTCGGACTTGATGTGTTGAGCAAGACCGGCCGGGCTGCTGACGCTCTTTGCAATGAAGCTATGCGGCTCGGTATGGCCCGGTATCGGTTTTGAGGAATTGGCCGGGGCCAATCCTAAAGCGGCTATCGTCAGTACGGCGATGGCGATCTTCTTCATAATTCCCCCCCACGGAGAAGCCCGATTGAACGGACGCTTGATTAGACATCGCCAGGCGTGCCATAGGTTGCAGGGAAATTAACGGGAAGAGTTGAAACTGGTATTTTTGCGAGGCGCTACTCGAACGATTCGTCTTTGCTTGGAAACGAGCCCTCGCGCGCAGCCTCGGCATACTCTCGGACCGCGCTCTTCAGCGCTTCGCCCAACTCGACAAAGCGCCGCGCATGCTTGTACTTGGCAGGCGTGAGGCCCACAATGTCGTGGACGACCTGGATCTGCCCGTCGCAGCCCGGCCCGGCGCCGATACCAATGGTCGGGATGGCCAGAGCCTTGCTCGCTTCGTTGGCAATCTGCGAGGGTACTAACTCTAGGACGATCGAAAAGCATCCAGCGTCTTGAAGCGTACGGGCCGATTCGAGCAAGCGTTGACCGTCTTCGCCTCGACCTTGCACCTTGTGTCCGCCCAAGCGATGCACGCTTTGGGGGGTGAAGCCAAGATGCCCCATCACAGGGATGCCGATATCGACCATTGCTTGGATGGCGGGAATGCAGGCGGCCCCCTCGATTTTGACTCCGTCGGCCCCCGACTTCATGAGCGCCGCCGCGTTCTGTACGGACTCCCAAACATCTGCCCCATATGACCCGAAAGGCATATCGGCTATCAAAAGCGCGCCCTTGATCGCACGTCGAACCGACTGCACCGCGCGAATCATATCGCTCATCTCGACGGGAATGGTCGATTCGTATCCCAGCATCGTGCTGCCCAAAGAATCGCCCACCAGCACGATATCAACGCCAGCCTGATCGATCCAAAGCGCCATCGAGTAGTCGTAGGCGGTAATCGCGACGATCTTGCGACCGTCCTGTTTCATCCTTTGAACCGTGTGTATGGTGGCGGATCCCGGCATTGCGCCTGAGATTCTACATGATGGGCGCCTAACGAACGGCGATTCGAAGTATAATAATCGATATTGAGGAGGACGTTCGATCCATGAGAATTCGAGGCGGCTTTACCCTTATTGAGCTTTTGGTGGTTATCGCCATTATCGCGATTTTGGCAGCGATCCTGTTCCCTGTATTCGCGCAGGCTCGCGAGAAGGCCCGACAGACGATGTGCACGAGCAATTTGAAGCAGATTTCGACCGCGCAGCAGCTCTATGTCCAGGATTACGACGACACGATGAATCCCTGGACGAACAACTACAACGACTCCGGTCAGCGCTTCGCGCTTCGCCATATGTTTCCCGGCCTCTTGGACCCCTATATCAAGAACGGCGCCAACACGCAGACGGGCCAGTTGAAGGAAGTCTGGGCCTGTCCGACAGCCAAGGCCGGCCTCAGCATCATCAGCAATTCCTATTGCTATAACTACTGGTCGCTGGGCGGATTGGACATGAGCCCAAATCCGGCTGCCCGAAGCGCGGCCTATGGGCCTTTCCAAAGCCCAACTTACAATTCGCCCGCGCCGCTGGCCACAGTCAAGTACCCTTCCGAAACGCTTGTCTTTGCCGATGGCGCTCAGCTCTGCAGACCCCCTCAATACAAGATCGCCTTTAACGGCGACGCTTACTATGTGGCAGTATGGGGCGCTCACGAGCGCGGCAACGGCAACGTCAATACTACGGCTACGACGAACTCTTACATCAAGAGCATGATCAACGGCAAACTGAGCAACGTCGTCTATGCCGACGGCCACGCCAAGAGCAGCAATACCAACAAGTGGTACCACCGCGACTACATCTTTGACAACGGCGCATGGCGCGGCGAGGCGGTGGACAATATGTACTGGGCCCGCGACTGGTAACGGCATCAACCTCTCGGCGGGCGCTTGTCTGCCGAGAGCCGATGTATAATCTGAGGGAAGCCCTGAATCTTTTGGGGCAGAATTGAGAAAAGGAGGAGTTCCTATGCGTGCATTCACGCTTGTTTTGGGCGCGAGCCTTGCGTTTGCGGCCCATTCGCAGTGCATCTTTACCGACTTTGACAGTTTTCCCGTCTATGGCGGCAACGGCGCTGTGATGTTTAGGCAGCCGAGTTTTAGTGGATCGACCGCTGGCTTTATCGTTACCGATCCGTTCTTCAATCCGACCAATCTGACGCAGGTTTCTGACCGGCGGGCCTGGAGCGGCAGCAATTCGCTGGAGATGCGATGGCGATGGACGGTTGCCGCCAACGCTTGGTTGCGTTTGACCACGTTCAACACCCCTAACCTGCCCAACCCGGCCATCAGCGACTTTACAAAGGCCGTGGTGATTTTTATGTACGTGCCGACCGTCAATCCCGATCCGGAGTTCTTCGGCGCTCCCGTTCCGGATTTGAAGGTAGCTATTGCCGTTCGAGAGACGAATTCGGGAGCCCTGTGCGGCACGAATGGAGGCTCGGCGAACGGGATCGAGTTTGTACGCGCCGAGCAGGGAGTTTCGCCGCCCGGCGGCAGGGTTATTGGGGCCGACGCCCGAAACCGATGGCTGAAAATCATTTGGCGGCCTTCGACCGATACGCTCCATGCGTTTGCAGGCGCAACGGCCAATGGCATCCTCGACTTCAACAACGGCACGCTCGAGATGATCGCGTTCTCGCCGGCAACGCCAGGAGACGAAGGCCCTTACACGGTTTACATCGACAATCCTGGCGTCTATGACTTGATCGCTGGGGATGTCGATTTGAACGGTTGTGTAGACGATACCGATCTGGCTCGAGTCCTTGAGGCATTCGGCGCCATCGGCCCGTTCTATCCCGAGGACTTGAACGAGGATGGCACGGTCGACGACGTCGATCTGGCGATCGTACTAGAAAACTTCGGCGCCGGTTGCTGATCAACGGTTGTCGTCTGGTAGAATCAACTCGGCGGCCCGGCTTTGTTCAGCCGGGCCGCTTCTTATCACAATCATCATGCGCATTCTCTTAGCCGTCTGTGTTGCGTTTAGCCTGGGCTTTTGCCAAGATTCGACGACCGCCATTGCGCGAAAGCTAGGTTTGCAGGGGCGGGTCATCTGGGTCGATGCGACGGCCAATATCTCCTGGACCCAGCATCGCGATCGTGTCCGAGATTTTGTGCGAAACTGCCGCGAAGTCGGATTGAACCTGATCATCTTAGACGTGAAGCCCATCAGCGGGCACGTCATCTACCCTTCTCAATTTGCTCCGAAACTGACCGAATGGCGAGGCGTAACGGCGCCAGTCGACCTCGACATTTTGGCCATGTTCTTAGAAGAAGCCCATGCGCAGAACATGCCGGTGCACATTGCGCTCAACGTGCTGAGCGAAGGCCATCGAATGTTCTCGGTCGGTCCGGCATACGATAAACCCGAATGGCAATCCGTTGCTTATACAGGCAAACGGTCTCTCACACTTCCAGGCGGAGCCCGTTTTGACTTAGATCGATTTGAATCGGAACCGCCGCCAGATGGCATTTCGGCCTATCTTCGGACGGCCGCGCCTGCGCCCAAAGGCAATGGAGCCAGCCGCGCCTATGCGGTTCTAAGCGATGACTACCGCGTTCAAGCCGTTGTAGACGGCGCTTTCATCACGGATCCGATTGCACCGCCGGAAGGCGGCTGGGTGCTGTTGGCCGACGGAAAGGCGGCGGCCACCTTCGAGCAACTGGCCTCGCTCGGCATTGCCGCTCGCCTGGAAGTCAGCCCGATCTTTAAGCCGATAGCCGATTCGGACACTGAAGGCTTTGCTG includes:
- a CDS encoding arginine--tRNA ligase, which translates into the protein MIRQTLTNWIEQALQRAKADGALDWHETPLVELEAPRQKEHGDYACNAAMLVAKQARLAPRDAAELLIGLLPAESSAWIDRVEVAGPGFLNFFLKPGWAGQIVRHALAEGERFGSSNIGQGVRTLVEFVSANPTGPLSVAHGRNAVIGDCLVRLLNFSGYQADAEFYVNDAVNSTQIQNFAASVIVRFKQLIGQEAQMPEDAYHGEYVTEVAQAILDQQGSSAIDGDPLLRFQTWSEEAIKRQQEEDLRDFGVVFKRWFSERELHDSGAVDKALATLRESGYAYEADGALWLRSTAFGDEKDRTLVRSNGLPTYLAGDAAYHLDKYQRGYQRLIDVWGPDHHGYIARMKAVVGAFGHDPDSLEILVHQIVRLFKDGAQVRMSKRAGDIITLRETMDEAGVDATRFFYLLRSHDSPLDFDLDLATRQTDENPVYYVQYGHARLCSLLQKAEEKIGQLPDWRNADLRLLQAEAEGELAKKLADFPDETRTAAERLSPHRIANYALELSRALHHFYAHCPVLAAESDALRDARICLCLAARQTLRNALSLLGVSAPERMAEREEEQ
- the panB gene encoding 3-methyl-2-oxobutanoate hydroxymethyltransferase; translated protein: MPGSATIHTVQRMKQDGRKIVAITAYDYSMALWIDQAGVDIVLVGDSLGSTMLGYESTIPVEMSDMIRAVQSVRRAIKGALLIADMPFGSYGADVWESVQNAAALMKSGADGVKIEGAACIPAIQAMVDIGIPVMGHLGFTPQSVHRLGGHKVQGRGEDGQRLLESARTLQDAGCFSIVLELVPSQIANEASKALAIPTIGIGAGPGCDGQIQVVHDIVGLTPAKYKHARRFVELGEALKSAVREYAEAAREGSFPSKDESFE
- a CDS encoding PEP-CTERM sorting domain-containing protein; the protein is MKKIAIAVLTIAALGLAPANSSKPIPGHTEPHSFIAKSVSSPAGLAQHIKSDPRVARRYEKHYGIDAQWLAEYVSKNLRATTLQRAETFTVYHVKEDGKVYPKRIQFKKGTAVFSTVKGNPVMKVSCGNPLSTSLPLAPAPIAPLTEITSAPKFEPTVTTDVPAETEPEPIKEVLTSAPTVPALPSLDVPRIEFPAAANTPVTDAPVTEAPPVVAPLPPSIPTVPLDTPIITQPGGWSPLLPIGLIIGGAIVINDKPDPVPEPASIATIGLGLAALYRFKGKSSKTRSSSSKKNLK
- a CDS encoding zf-HC2 domain-containing protein, coding for MSCERAVLKLKAYSDGELGWIERVRVERHLNGCDQCRAELAAIHKLSHVLRALPVGSPSDDFSAKVMNTVWKSDLQEAYSRRWSRRPAMVGALVAAICLASFAAYLAMPDHPADVGEIARLQTPESTRMDVAKATTEDAQKTLAPKVPDFPKDPFVSFEPGSPPPKAIEQPKEKTKPDAPTPESAKNEPAQSEGEIVITLQASDLLAVQDSVVRASADAGAYLTSADYASTVDKRPMVTLSVRAPEEKVESLKSNILTLGREVKRLDSDAEKVALGMELKAQPVPPTVEDNRENSNVMRSLNKEELYNRLEKDRKFRELRIIIIQP
- the recO gene encoding DNA repair protein RecO: MGRDIVCEAIVLSRWPVGETDKRVSLLTLGYGRLLATAKGTRKAGSKMAGLTEPICHVRLRLIEGKSQWIVAQPQSASAFGNLRFKPDLLPYGLAICDLTHRALPEAQPSDEAYELCVKALNGLSVAEAPINVLAWYAWRLTATLGYRPFIGGCVVCGGALNGTDAWLDPMHGGSACGRCADRQSGFRLSKEALAEIEVCMEADEVPTGLTQASALAPACRSYLRFFLEDELRVFELLPLNR
- the tsaB gene encoding tRNA (adenosine(37)-N6)-threonylcarbamoyltransferase complex dimerization subunit type 1 TsaB, producing MSTLLAIESAGGSPGVALCIDGQITERSTPQDHNLSGNLIRCAEELLAGKPIGEVDAFAVNAGPGGFTAIKIGVTLAKTWAHVTGKELIAVGAFRALLHTVDIEGDWLAALPARKDAVYWVASWNSEPSLATKEALFDLVRNKKIALFGAGAERWRDEIDNAFWLDRPWPCPRDVLAVALEVGKGEHPFGVQPVYVQSPSVTMSPKNLGGA
- the lexA gene encoding transcriptional repressor LexA, which codes for MAKGLTTNQRNVLEYVQRFLQENGYPPTLREIGLGANIKSLRGVAIHLDALQRKGFIERGSQARSIRIVHPAYGTGYDKVAFLPLVGTIAAGAPILAQENIEDMIPVPVGMVRNIQDAFLLQVRGDSMIGEHILPRDIVVIRPDKTAYDGELVAVQVGDEATIKRIRYNKDKRTVSLFAANPAYEPIEAPASEARVIGKVVGLIRNYGEMVY
- a CDS encoding phytanoyl-CoA dioxygenase family protein; translation: MVTEANVRQYREEGYTLVPELLAPREIEWARSVVDLFIDEHRDQRPEHLDKPHFVSDELLQVCSMPTLLDAVEKFIGPNIALFSSHIIAKAKGDGLAVPWHQDGIFWDLEPMNVITLWLAIDDSTVENGCMRVIPNTQNVGPLPHYEVEHPETKVLHLTLGGEHVDEAKAVDCVLPAGGCSFHAPYLIHGSAPNFSQSRRCGYTMRFMPTSTKLRRDGPYEQWFRDHKLYLVRGEDRDGVNDYVNAPRH
- a CDS encoding RNA polymerase sigma factor → MADASWIAKLRQGDQRAFERLLEQYREPIFRLAYRIVGPADADDAAQEAFIKIYRGLPTFRGGSQLNTWLYRVALNACYEYRRRRKVVELPLLAPVEVDKDDDPEKTAMENLLWARIEEALDKMDEKHREALILHELQGLTYGEAAKVIGVPVGTVKSRLHYAFQELRRILQEMGVEA